The following coding sequences lie in one Flavobacteriales bacterium genomic window:
- a CDS encoding BatA domain-containing protein, which yields MKFAYPEFLFALFAVAIPIIIHLFNFRKFKKIYFSNVSFLREVKKESQSKSKLKHLLILASRILAITFLVLAFVQPFIPSANSTQNINNIIGIYIDNSFSMESVGENGALLDEAKTKAIELVNAYQRTDRFIVCDNKFSAGSQRILSNEEALTKIEEIQISAESRLLSNVFIRLKEALNSNSNENTNKSMVVFSDFQKTTADIEQLKNDTLIHSVFVPILSTKKTNLYIDTCWFENPTHLLSQQEKLFVRIKNNSDQDLENIPVKLYINEKLITPASFSAKANDEAIVELNYKNHTSGIQAGKIELQDSPVTLDDDFYFSYLIAENIETLEIFGENVQPNIKAIFSSDSLFHFTSSSVNQLDYSKIKQSSLIVLNGLKEVSSGLAASLKNFVENGGSLAIIPTNDIDLTSYQSFATLLQINAFTDLDTSTIKISEVSYQHPLYASVFEGKPADNINLPSIKKHFKQSNQAVAYKNVLLKLKNNDPFLTAYKNKKGTIYLISGCLDEDAGNFSKHAIFVPTLYNMALQSQFNYPLFYTIGENESLTIPRVENEGSLKIKQTDFELIPRVKSDAENTVVFTTEGISLAGNYLLESKKLNLGLAYNYNRLESDLTTYSMDELNDLAINYSLNTSIINAGSKTMSAAFNEIKNGTTYWKLCVILALLFLAVEIALIKLFK from the coding sequence ATGAAATTTGCATATCCAGAATTCTTATTTGCATTATTCGCCGTAGCGATACCAATCATTATTCATTTATTTAATTTCAGAAAGTTTAAGAAAATTTATTTCTCGAACGTGAGTTTTTTACGTGAAGTAAAAAAAGAAAGTCAATCAAAATCAAAACTGAAACACTTACTTATTTTGGCTTCACGAATTTTAGCCATTACTTTTTTGGTGCTAGCATTTGTACAACCTTTTATTCCATCGGCTAATTCAACCCAAAACATCAACAACATTATTGGTATTTATATCGACAACTCTTTTAGCATGGAAAGTGTTGGTGAAAATGGAGCTTTGCTTGATGAAGCCAAAACCAAAGCCATTGAATTGGTAAATGCTTACCAACGTACCGACCGTTTTATAGTTTGTGATAATAAGTTTAGCGCTGGTAGTCAGCGAATTTTGAGTAACGAAGAGGCTTTAACAAAAATTGAAGAAATTCAAATTAGTGCTGAAAGCAGGTTGTTGTCGAATGTTTTTATACGACTTAAGGAAGCATTAAACAGTAACAGCAACGAAAACACCAACAAATCAATGGTGGTTTTTTCTGATTTCCAAAAAACAACTGCCGACATTGAACAACTAAAAAATGACACACTCATCCATTCGGTTTTTGTTCCTATTTTATCTACTAAAAAAACAAACTTATACATTGATACGTGCTGGTTCGAAAATCCAACCCATTTATTATCACAACAAGAAAAACTATTTGTTCGAATCAAAAATAATTCCGACCAAGATTTAGAAAATATTCCTGTAAAACTGTACATCAACGAAAAACTAATTACCCCAGCTAGTTTTTCTGCAAAAGCCAACGATGAAGCAATTGTTGAATTGAATTATAAAAATCATACATCGGGCATACAAGCAGGGAAAATTGAACTGCAAGATTCGCCCGTAACTTTAGACGACGACTTTTACTTTTCTTATTTGATTGCAGAAAACATTGAAACTTTGGAGATTTTTGGAGAGAATGTTCAACCCAATATAAAAGCTATTTTTTCATCCGACAGCCTATTTCACTTTACCAGTTCATCAGTTAACCAACTCGATTATTCCAAAATAAAACAAAGCAGTTTAATTGTGCTAAATGGGTTAAAAGAAGTTTCATCGGGTTTAGCTGCTAGCCTTAAAAATTTTGTAGAAAATGGTGGCTCGTTAGCCATTATACCTACTAACGATATAGACTTGACAAGCTACCAATCATTTGCAACGCTTTTACAAATCAATGCATTTACTGATTTAGACACCTCAACCATAAAAATTAGCGAAGTGAGCTATCAACACCCTCTTTATGCTTCAGTTTTTGAGGGTAAGCCTGCCGACAACATTAACTTACCATCCATAAAAAAACATTTCAAACAGTCAAATCAAGCGGTAGCTTATAAAAATGTATTGCTTAAATTAAAAAATAACGACCCTTTTTTAACGGCTTACAAAAACAAAAAAGGAACTATTTATTTGATAAGTGGATGTTTAGACGAAGACGCTGGAAATTTTTCAAAACATGCCATTTTTGTTCCTACACTTTACAACATGGCTTTACAAAGTCAGTTCAACTACCCTCTATTTTATACCATTGGAGAAAATGAATCTTTAACCATTCCTCGTGTTGAAAACGAAGGTTCGTTAAAAATTAAACAAACTGATTTTGAATTAATCCCTCGGGTAAAATCGGACGCTGAAAATACCGTAGTATTTACAACCGAAGGCATTAGTTTAGCTGGAAATTATTTACTCGAATCTAAAAAGTTAAATTTAGGGTTGGCATACAATTACAACAGACTAGAATCTGATTTAACCACCTATAGTATGGATGAATTGAACGATTTAGCAATAAATTACTCGCTTAACACATCAATAATAAATGCTGGCTCAAAAACGATGAGTGCAGCCTTCAATGAAATTAAAAACGGTACAACATATTGGAAATTATGTGTTATTTTAGCGTTGCTATTTTTGGCCGTTGAAATTGCTCTTATTAAACTCTTTAAGTAA
- the paaI gene encoding hydroxyphenylacetyl-CoA thioesterase PaaI, giving the protein MADIVNKMMETDAFSQWLGIKILASAKGYCKLQMQVRPEMCNGFGIIHGGVTFSLADSALAFASNAHGRLSVALECSISYPNAVNVGDVLTAEATEVSLTNKIGIYNIPITNQKGEIVGVFKGSVYRTSKEW; this is encoded by the coding sequence ATGGCGGATATTGTAAATAAAATGATGGAAACTGACGCTTTTAGTCAGTGGTTGGGAATAAAAATTTTGGCTTCGGCTAAGGGTTATTGCAAATTGCAAATGCAAGTTCGACCAGAAATGTGTAACGGCTTTGGTATTATACACGGAGGCGTTACTTTTTCGTTAGCTGATAGTGCTTTGGCTTTTGCATCAAATGCGCATGGCAGGTTAAGTGTGGCGTTGGAATGTTCAATTTCTTACCCCAATGCTGTAAATGTTGGCGATGTGTTAACTGCCGAAGCAACCGAAGTGAGTTTAACCAATAAAATAGGCATTTACAACATACCCATTACCAACCAAAAAGGAGAAATTGTTGGAGTTTTTAAAGGTTCGGTGTATCGGACCTCGAAGGAGTGGTAA
- a CDS encoding NAD(P)-binding domain-containing protein codes for MKIENKGDSNSLPSGGSGWASKVGVLGAGSMGSGIVQIAATQKHQVVLVDLNEEALKKAATNLKNILARLVEKEKIDQATADNIMGRIQFSKNISDFKSCDIIIEAIVENIDVKRKVFAQLEEIVSAECILASNTSSLSIASIASACKKAERVIGIHFFNPAPLMPLVEIIPAVQTSEATKNTSRALIDSWKKVTVLAKDTPGFIVNRVARPFYGEALKIYEEGVADFATIDWAMTEIGGFKMGPFTLMDYIGNDINYTVTETVFAAFYYDPRYKPSFTQKRHSEAGWFGRKTGRGYYNYAEGVELPAPTKDEKLGKEICDRILVMLMNEAIDALFLNIASKEDIDLAMTKGVNYPKGLLAWADEMGLPNVLAKLEHLFVEYGEDRYRPSVLLRRMVRENKTFF; via the coding sequence ATGAAAATAGAAAATAAAGGTGATTCTAACTCCCTCCCTTCGGGAGGGTCGGGGTGGGCTTCTAAAGTCGGCGTACTAGGAGCTGGTTCAATGGGCTCTGGAATTGTACAAATTGCTGCAACACAAAAACACCAAGTTGTTCTGGTCGATTTGAACGAAGAAGCGTTGAAAAAAGCAGCGACCAACCTTAAAAATATTTTGGCTCGTTTGGTGGAGAAAGAAAAAATTGACCAAGCTACTGCCGATAATATTATGGGTAGAATTCAGTTTTCGAAAAATATTAGCGATTTTAAAAGTTGCGACATTATTATTGAAGCAATTGTTGAGAATATTGACGTAAAACGTAAAGTATTTGCTCAACTAGAAGAAATTGTTTCGGCTGAATGTATTTTAGCGAGTAACACTTCTTCACTTTCAATAGCATCAATTGCTTCGGCTTGTAAAAAAGCTGAGCGAGTAATTGGAATACACTTTTTTAATCCCGCGCCATTAATGCCGTTGGTAGAAATTATTCCTGCGGTGCAAACTTCTGAAGCAACCAAAAATACTTCAAGAGCATTAATTGACAGTTGGAAAAAAGTAACTGTTTTAGCTAAAGATACACCAGGTTTTATTGTAAACCGTGTGGCTCGTCCGTTTTATGGAGAGGCATTAAAAATATACGAAGAAGGTGTTGCCGATTTTGCAACCATTGATTGGGCAATGACTGAAATAGGTGGTTTTAAAATGGGTCCGTTTACGTTGATGGATTACATTGGTAACGACATCAATTATACGGTAACAGAAACTGTGTTTGCTGCATTTTATTACGACCCACGTTATAAGCCTTCGTTTACCCAAAAACGACACTCTGAAGCAGGTTGGTTTGGGCGAAAAACAGGGCGAGGTTATTACAACTATGCCGAAGGTGTTGAATTGCCAGCACCAACCAAAGATGAAAAATTAGGCAAAGAAATTTGCGACAGAATATTGGTGATGTTAATGAATGAAGCCATTGATGCCTTGTTTTTAAACATTGCAAGTAAAGAAGATATTGATTTAGCCATGACCAAAGGCGTAAATTACCCTAAAGGTTTGTTGGCTTGGGCTGACGAAATGGGTTTGCCAAATGTGTTGGCTAAACTTGAACATCTTTTTGTTGAATATGGTGAAGATCGTTACCGACCAAGCGTGTTGTTGAGAAGAATGGTTCGCGAAAATAAAACCTTTTTTTAA
- the accC gene encoding acetyl-CoA carboxylase biotin carboxylase subunit yields the protein MNKILVANRGEIALRIMRTCREMGIKTVAIFSEADRTAPFVRYADEAVCVGPPPSNQSYLQVDKIIQICKDLKVDGLHPGYGFLSENAEATRKITEAGITFIGPSPEAMELMGSKLAAKAAVKKYNIPMVPGTDEAIDDIAAAKEIAVKIGFPILIKASAGGGGKGMRVVEKAEEFEEQMNRAVSEAVSSFGDGAVFIEKYVGSPRHIEIQIMADKHGNIVYLFERECSIQRRHQKVIEEAPSSVLTPEIRKAMGECAVDVARACDYVGAGTVEFLLENNKDFYFLEMNTRLQVEHPVTEMISGKDLVKEQINVARGEKLSFTQDELKILGHSFEVRVYAEDPSNNFLPDIGRLNTYQRPEGMGIRVDDGFEEGMDIPIYYDPMISKLITHGKDREEARNRMLRAINDYKISGVETTLPFCKFALEHEAFISGNFDTHFVGKYFTPEVLIEDDAELQEVAALFAAKTFLESNKSVDVVETSTTKSKWKMNRL from the coding sequence ATGAATAAAATATTAGTTGCAAACAGAGGAGAAATTGCGCTTCGTATTATGCGAACGTGCAGAGAAATGGGAATAAAAACAGTGGCTATTTTTTCGGAAGCTGATAGAACGGCTCCTTTTGTAAGATATGCTGATGAAGCAGTTTGTGTAGGACCTCCACCGTCAAATCAATCGTATTTGCAGGTGGATAAAATCATACAAATATGTAAAGATTTAAAGGTAGATGGATTACATCCAGGCTATGGGTTTTTATCAGAAAATGCTGAAGCAACTCGAAAAATAACCGAAGCTGGAATCACTTTTATTGGTCCATCGCCCGAAGCCATGGAATTGATGGGAAGCAAATTGGCTGCAAAAGCCGCAGTTAAAAAATACAACATTCCAATGGTGCCTGGAACTGATGAGGCTATTGATGATATTGCCGCAGCTAAAGAAATTGCGGTAAAAATTGGTTTTCCTATATTAATTAAAGCTTCTGCTGGTGGTGGTGGTAAAGGTATGCGTGTGGTTGAAAAAGCGGAAGAGTTTGAAGAACAAATGAACAGAGCAGTAAGTGAAGCTGTTTCTTCGTTTGGTGATGGAGCAGTTTTTATTGAAAAATATGTAGGTTCGCCTCGACATATCGAAATTCAAATAATGGCAGACAAACATGGGAATATTGTTTATTTGTTTGAACGTGAGTGTTCTATTCAACGTCGTCACCAAAAGGTAATTGAAGAAGCTCCATCGTCGGTGTTAACTCCTGAGATTAGAAAAGCCATGGGCGAATGTGCAGTAGATGTAGCTCGTGCGTGTGATTATGTGGGTGCTGGCACTGTAGAGTTTTTGTTGGAAAACAACAAAGACTTTTACTTTTTGGAAATGAATACACGTTTGCAAGTGGAACATCCAGTTACTGAAATGATTTCAGGTAAGGATTTAGTGAAGGAACAGATAAATGTGGCAAGAGGTGAAAAATTAAGCTTTACACAAGATGAATTGAAAATTCTTGGTCATTCGTTTGAGGTGCGTGTTTATGCTGAAGACCCAAGCAATAATTTTTTACCAGATATAGGTCGGCTAAATACCTACCAACGACCAGAAGGAATGGGTATTAGAGTTGATGATGGTTTTGAAGAAGGTATGGATATTCCAATTTATTACGACCCGATGATTTCGAAATTAATTACGCACGGAAAAGATAGGGAAGAAGCACGAAACAGAATGTTGAGAGCGATTAACGATTATAAAATTAGTGGAGTAGAAACCACTTTGCCATTTTGTAAATTTGCTCTAGAACATGAAGCGTTTATTAGCGGAAACTTTGACACGCACTTTGTAGGTAAATATTTTACTCCCGAAGTATTGATTGAAGATGATGCTGAATTACAAGAGGTTGCAGCCTTGTTTGCAGCTAAAACATTTTTAGAAAGTAATAAGTCTGTCGATGTAGTTGAAACTTCTACTACAAAATCGAAATGGAAAATGAATAGATTGTAA
- a CDS encoding 2-(1,2-epoxy-1,2-dihydrophenyl)acetyl-CoA isomerase, whose amino-acid sequence MSNINFKIENGVGVITLNRPDKFNSFIRQMAFDLQARLDECEKNAEVRTIYITGEGKAFCAGQDLAEAIDPNQTELTKIVEEHYNPIIERLRNIEKPIVCGVNGVAAGAGANIALACDITLAAKSSSFIQAFSKIGLIPDSGGTYYLPRLIGMQKSAALMFLGDKVMAEDAEKMGMIYRAVADENLQEETMKIALQLAKMPTKGIGLTKRLLNQSYNNTLTEQLALENELQNIAGSTYDYSEGVSAFLEKRPANFKGD is encoded by the coding sequence ATGAGTAACATCAATTTTAAAATAGAAAATGGGGTAGGAGTAATTACCTTGAACCGACCAGATAAATTCAACAGTTTTATTCGTCAAATGGCATTTGATTTACAAGCTAGATTGGATGAGTGTGAGAAAAATGCTGAAGTAAGAACGATTTACATTACTGGCGAAGGTAAAGCGTTTTGTGCTGGACAAGATTTGGCAGAAGCCATCGACCCCAATCAAACTGAATTGACTAAAATAGTTGAAGAACATTACAATCCAATTATTGAACGATTAAGAAACATTGAAAAACCAATCGTGTGTGGAGTAAATGGCGTAGCTGCTGGCGCAGGAGCGAACATTGCTTTGGCTTGCGACATTACTTTGGCAGCAAAATCATCCAGTTTTATACAAGCCTTTAGTAAAATAGGTTTGATACCCGATAGTGGTGGGACGTATTATTTGCCTCGATTAATTGGTATGCAAAAATCTGCTGCTTTAATGTTTTTAGGCGATAAGGTTATGGCGGAAGATGCAGAAAAAATGGGCATGATTTACAGAGCAGTTGCTGATGAAAATTTACAAGAAGAGACAATGAAAATTGCTCTTCAGTTAGCAAAAATGCCAACAAAAGGTATTGGTTTAACAAAACGATTGTTAAATCAATCTTACAACAATACATTAACAGAACAGTTGGCTTTAGAAAACGAATTACAAAATATTGCAGGTTCAACTTACGATTATAGCGAAGGTGTGAGTGCATTTTTAGAAAAACGACCTGCTAATTTTAAAGGAGATTAA